Proteins found in one Paenibacillus borealis genomic segment:
- a CDS encoding ABC transporter permease: protein MRRKSQVLIVRSSILLLFFVLWEAGARMGWIDELLFSYPTKVFRQIWDDMLSGSLWPHLGMTVGETVVGFILGTLLGTLLAVIIWWSPFLSAVLDPYMVVFNSMPKVALGPIFIVMFGAGFTAIVVTTLSITVIITTLVVYNSFCSVDPNLVKVVRSFGATRVQEFNKVILPASFPTVVSTLKVNVGMSWVGVIVGEFLVAKSGLGYLIIYGFQVFNFTLVMSSLLIIAAVATAMYQLVVYVEKLLLSRR, encoded by the coding sequence CTGCGCCGCAAGAGTCAGGTCCTGATCGTAAGAAGCAGTATCCTGCTGCTGTTCTTTGTGCTCTGGGAGGCGGGGGCCAGAATGGGCTGGATCGATGAGCTGCTCTTCAGCTACCCGACTAAGGTATTCCGGCAAATCTGGGATGACATGCTTAGCGGGAGTCTATGGCCGCATCTGGGGATGACCGTGGGTGAGACCGTGGTAGGATTTATTCTGGGAACCCTGCTCGGGACGCTGCTGGCTGTGATTATCTGGTGGTCGCCTTTTCTGTCCGCCGTACTTGATCCCTATATGGTCGTCTTCAACAGTATGCCGAAGGTGGCGCTGGGCCCGATCTTCATTGTCATGTTCGGTGCCGGCTTCACGGCGATAGTAGTCACTACTTTATCCATTACAGTGATTATTACCACTCTGGTGGTGTACAACAGCTTTTGCAGTGTAGATCCGAATCTGGTTAAGGTTGTCCGGTCATTCGGCGCTACCAGAGTACAGGAATTCAACAAGGTCATTCTTCCGGCTTCCTTTCCTACGGTGGTCTCCACGCTGAAGGTGAATGTCGGGATGTCCTGGGTCGGGGTCATTGTAGGTGAATTTCTGGTTGCCAAGTCGGGACTGGGGTATCTGATTATCTATGGCTTTCAGGTATTTAATTTCACCCTGGTCATGTCCAGTCTGCTGATCATTGCCGCGGTGGCTACAGCCATGTATCAGCTCGTTGTATATGTGGAGAAGCTGTTATTGTCACGGAGGTAG
- a CDS encoding aromatic acid exporter family protein has product MGFRIIKTAAATLLSILLAAAAGIPNAQSAGLLAILGVETTRKRSLRTITARFFASLVGLFLGCILFFTLGFHYWVLGLYVLFGFPLIVKSGFKEGIVTSSVIVFRVFGQADITVHILLQQIELLIIGLGSAGLVNFIYMPQTGGMIAGIRKEVDGYFSVIFRQIALTLRDPAYVWDGKELIGAGEAVQKGLTAASREMENHVIHPDEAWNVYFYMRKEQLESIQNMMQLLSQVYRQLPHGDMVAELFDQLSGDVLAEEYTGRTEKLLEDLQQEFQQMELPDSREEFEIRSAILQLCRELALYLKIAKRYKSPVEPGPVKDKLSAKGKA; this is encoded by the coding sequence ATGGGATTTCGTATTATCAAAACGGCGGCTGCAACTTTGCTGTCCATTCTGCTGGCCGCCGCAGCAGGCATTCCAAACGCGCAAAGTGCGGGATTGCTGGCTATTCTCGGGGTGGAAACGACGCGCAAAAGGAGTCTTCGCACGATCACGGCACGCTTCTTCGCCTCGCTTGTGGGACTCTTTTTGGGTTGTATTCTCTTCTTTACCTTGGGCTTTCATTATTGGGTCCTCGGACTGTATGTGCTGTTCGGTTTCCCGCTTATCGTCAAATCGGGCTTCAAAGAGGGGATTGTCACCAGCTCCGTTATTGTGTTCCGTGTTTTTGGACAAGCTGACATTACCGTTCATATCCTGCTGCAGCAGATTGAGCTGCTGATTATTGGACTGGGTTCGGCCGGACTTGTCAATTTCATCTATATGCCGCAGACCGGAGGCATGATTGCGGGTATCCGCAAAGAGGTGGACGGCTATTTCTCGGTCATCTTCCGGCAGATTGCCCTGACACTGCGCGATCCCGCTTATGTATGGGACGGGAAGGAACTGATCGGAGCAGGTGAAGCGGTGCAGAAGGGGCTGACCGCGGCTTCAAGGGAAATGGAGAATCATGTGATCCATCCGGATGAAGCCTGGAATGTATACTTCTACATGCGCAAGGAGCAGCTGGAGTCGATCCAGAATATGATGCAGCTCCTCTCGCAGGTATACCGCCAGCTGCCGCATGGTGATATGGTTGCCGAGCTGTTCGATCAGCTCAGCGGCGATGTGCTGGCTGAGGAGTATACCGGCCGGACCGAGAAGCTGCTGGAGGATCTGCAGCAGGAATTTCAGCAGATGGAGCTCCCGGATTCCCGTGAGGAATTCGAGATCCGCTCCGCCATTCTGCAGCTGTGCCGCGAGCTTGCACTCTATCTCAAAATCGCCAAACGCTATAAGAGTCCGGTGGAGCCGGGACCGGTGAAGGACAAGCTGTCCGCCAAGGGAAAGGCTTGA
- a CDS encoding putative amidoligase domain-containing protein: MNEGLNVFLQLAPEQIKRRLRRCGIEADPVAIGGPARRKGARDRYTYSHGQDPASYRQHYRVVIYNLAVLECQPLGAGAAMIAAYGGAGRGGGSGAGGNRDGGAGNGGNGESVGSGVGAAGYNEHGHGVEEAVRDGGNGSGGAGDGGSSEMRGVAGAARVTAVRALYSLGLDSGEVELRAMGGRRYAVTGITPLMPVPGKPLPEPYRAASRELARSLDLEQPDRAGLLMGMDPEFLLLRESTGRVVPASRYLPMDGAAGCDAGPPGTRGVFPVAELRPAPRGEPRALLAQLMSAAREADRLIADRSLRWRAGGMPLRGWALGGHLHFSGVTLCAPLLRALDNYLALPMLLLEDVRAAARRPRYGVLGDFRRQPHGGFEYRTLPSFLVSPVIAKGAVTLAHLIVSHYEELPLRPLDREKLHAAFYSGDKQPLREAWPPLEAQLRALGGYAAAAGYIEPLLRSIAAQQTWDESRDIRGLWIRRAPSVSGSRSSRPENTVQ, translated from the coding sequence ATGAACGAAGGGCTTAACGTATTCCTTCAGCTGGCACCGGAGCAGATTAAGCGCAGACTCCGGCGCTGCGGGATTGAAGCGGACCCCGTGGCTATCGGAGGACCTGCACGGCGGAAGGGTGCAAGAGACAGATATACATATTCTCATGGACAAGACCCTGCAAGTTACAGGCAGCACTACCGGGTGGTTATTTATAATCTGGCTGTGCTGGAATGCCAGCCTCTGGGTGCAGGAGCGGCTATGATTGCTGCTTACGGGGGAGCGGGGAGAGGCGGGGGCTCTGGCGCGGGTGGGAACAGGGATGGTGGAGCGGGAAATGGCGGGAATGGAGAGAGCGTTGGTAGTGGAGTAGGCGCTGCTGGGTATAATGAACACGGTCATGGCGTGGAGGAAGCTGTCAGGGATGGCGGGAACGGTAGTGGCGGAGCGGGTGATGGCGGCAGCAGTGAGATGCGCGGGGTGGCAGGAGCTGCCCGCGTGACAGCGGTCCGGGCGCTCTACAGCCTGGGGCTGGACAGCGGCGAGGTGGAGCTGCGGGCCATGGGCGGGCGGCGTTACGCGGTGACGGGCATCACTCCGCTGATGCCCGTTCCCGGCAAGCCGCTGCCTGAGCCGTACCGGGCAGCCTCGCGGGAGCTGGCCCGTTCCCTTGACCTTGAGCAGCCGGACCGGGCCGGGCTGCTGATGGGCATGGACCCGGAGTTCCTGCTGCTCCGGGAGTCCACCGGCCGCGTCGTGCCGGCGTCGCGGTACCTGCCCATGGACGGCGCCGCGGGCTGCGACGCCGGACCCCCGGGAACGCGCGGCGTGTTCCCGGTGGCGGAGCTGCGCCCTGCGCCGCGCGGAGAACCGCGCGCGCTGCTGGCGCAGCTGATGTCCGCCGCACGCGAGGCGGACCGGCTCATCGCCGACCGCTCGCTCCGCTGGCGGGCGGGAGGCATGCCGCTGCGGGGCTGGGCCCTCGGCGGCCACCTGCACTTCAGCGGCGTGACGCTGTGCGCGCCGCTTCTGCGCGCGCTCGACAACTATCTCGCGCTGCCCATGCTGCTGCTCGAAGACGTCCGGGCTGCGGCCCGGCGTCCCCGCTATGGCGTGCTCGGCGATTTCCGGCGGCAGCCGCATGGCGGCTTCGAGTACCGGACACTGCCGAGCTTCCTGGTATCCCCGGTCATCGCCAAAGGCGCGGTCACTCTGGCTCACCTGATCGTGAGCCATTATGAAGAGCTGCCGCTGCGCCCGCTCGACCGGGAGAAGCTGCATGCCGCCTTCTACAGCGGCGACAAACAACCGCTCCGCGAAGCCTGGCCTCCCCTGGAGGCGCAGCTTCGCGCGCTGGGCGGCTACGCAGCCGCCGCCGGCTACATAGAGCCGCTGCTGCGCTCCATAGCCGCGCAGCAGACCTGGGATGAGTCGCGTGATATCCGCGGCTTGTGGATACGCCGTGCCCCGTCCGTCTCCGGGAGTCGCTCCTCCAGGCCGGAAAATACTGTTCAATAG
- the mutL gene encoding DNA mismatch repair endonuclease MutL, whose translation MAKIHVLDEHIANQIAAGEVVERPASVVKELVENAIDAGSKRIEVSVEEGGLQSIRVKDNGSGIEPEDCETAFYRHATSKIANGRDLFLITSLGFRGEALPSIAAVSKLTLLTASGDDGKGRLLEIEGGKLIRNEDAPSGQGSDLTVRELFYNTPARLKYMKSIQTELGHISDAMYRMALAHPDISFTLHHNGNQLLHTLGNGDLLQVIAAVYGTSAAKAMLPVAAEDPDYKISGYISRPEWTRSNRNAVTTIVGGRYIRSNGLNAAIMRAYHTLLPINRYPLLVLQLDMHPSLVDVNVHPAKLEVRFSKETELYAFVEQQIRSLLMGQSLIPRPTKEIIGGKNSSSFIQEQFAFSKGAVPGAPQQGTDAANPADASAPRIPGSGLSADALRGAGGISQPRPGGSSDAPLFGGGAAAGAPQRYPSGGIPLPQQPQARETAAAYGGGTPLPAPYRSEAAGQPSSRPRDSYRPQAAAADRGQMPTAEELYAPAIAPAGSEDTGLPQFPELNYIGQHHGTYIIAQNDSGLYLIDQHAAHERVNYEFYYEKFGKPEDASQELLLPITLEFTPSESKQLSERLHWFQQAGVFLEHFGGQTFLVRSLPYWFPEGDEKAVIEEMAEWVLSERSIDLAKLREKSSILCSCKASIKANQKLTELEVESLLSRLAACRQPYTCPHGRPIVVSFSSYDLEKLFKRVM comes from the coding sequence ATGGCCAAAATCCATGTGCTGGATGAGCATATTGCCAACCAGATTGCTGCCGGGGAAGTAGTGGAGCGCCCTGCTTCTGTTGTAAAGGAGCTTGTGGAGAACGCGATCGATGCGGGAAGCAAGCGTATTGAAGTCTCTGTGGAAGAGGGCGGACTGCAGAGCATCCGCGTCAAGGATAACGGCTCCGGCATTGAGCCGGAGGATTGCGAGACTGCCTTTTACCGCCATGCAACGAGCAAAATCGCCAACGGGCGCGATCTGTTCCTGATCACAAGCCTCGGGTTCCGGGGGGAAGCATTGCCGAGTATCGCGGCGGTATCCAAGCTGACCCTGCTGACAGCCAGCGGTGATGACGGGAAGGGCCGGTTGCTGGAAATTGAGGGCGGGAAGCTGATCCGCAATGAGGATGCGCCTTCCGGCCAGGGAAGTGATCTAACCGTACGGGAATTGTTCTATAATACCCCGGCACGGCTGAAATATATGAAGAGCATTCAGACGGAGCTGGGCCATATTTCGGATGCCATGTACCGTATGGCGCTGGCACATCCGGATATCTCATTCACCCTGCATCATAACGGCAACCAGCTGCTGCACACGCTGGGCAACGGCGATCTGCTGCAGGTTATTGCCGCGGTGTATGGCACCTCCGCCGCCAAGGCGATGCTGCCGGTCGCAGCCGAGGACCCGGATTACAAGATCTCCGGCTATATCAGCCGTCCGGAGTGGACGCGTTCGAACCGCAACGCCGTTACGACAATTGTCGGCGGACGGTATATCCGCAGCAACGGGCTGAATGCCGCGATCATGCGCGCCTATCATACGCTGCTGCCGATTAACCGTTATCCGCTGCTGGTTCTGCAGCTTGACATGCATCCGTCGCTGGTTGATGTCAACGTGCATCCGGCCAAGCTGGAGGTCCGTTTCAGTAAGGAAACCGAGCTGTACGCATTCGTGGAGCAGCAGATCCGCAGTCTATTAATGGGACAGAGTCTGATTCCACGCCCGACCAAGGAAATCATCGGGGGCAAAAACAGCAGCTCCTTCATTCAGGAGCAGTTCGCCTTCTCCAAAGGAGCGGTACCGGGTGCTCCGCAGCAAGGTACAGATGCGGCTAATCCGGCCGATGCTTCAGCTCCCCGCATTCCGGGCTCAGGGCTGTCCGCTGATGCTCTGCGCGGTGCCGGTGGCATCAGCCAGCCGCGCCCAGGCGGGAGCAGCGATGCTCCGCTCTTCGGAGGTGGAGCCGCTGCTGGGGCTCCGCAGCGTTATCCAAGCGGCGGCATTCCGCTGCCGCAGCAGCCTCAGGCCAGGGAGACGGCCGCAGCTTACGGCGGCGGTACCCCGTTGCCCGCTCCTTACCGGAGCGAGGCTGCTGGACAGCCGTCTTCCCGTCCGCGTGACAGCTACCGGCCGCAGGCGGCTGCGGCTGACCGGGGACAAATGCCCACCGCAGAGGAATTGTACGCTCCTGCTATTGCACCTGCCGGAAGCGAAGACACTGGACTGCCGCAATTTCCCGAGCTGAATTATATCGGCCAGCATCACGGAACATATATTATCGCCCAGAATGACAGCGGGCTGTATCTGATTGACCAGCACGCTGCGCATGAACGGGTGAATTATGAATTTTACTATGAGAAATTCGGCAAGCCGGAAGACGCGTCGCAGGAGCTGCTGCTGCCGATTACGCTGGAGTTCACTCCCTCGGAGAGCAAGCAGCTGAGCGAACGTCTGCACTGGTTCCAGCAGGCCGGGGTATTTCTTGAGCATTTCGGCGGCCAGACCTTTCTGGTCCGCTCGTTGCCGTACTGGTTCCCGGAAGGTGACGAGAAGGCGGTCATAGAGGAGATGGCGGAGTGGGTGCTGAGCGAACGGTCGATTGATCTGGCCAAGCTGCGCGAGAAATCTTCCATTCTATGCTCCTGCAAGGCCTCGATTAAGGCTAACCAGAAGCTAACGGAGCTGGAAGTAGAATCACTGCTCTCGCGGCTTGCGGCTTGCCGCCAGCCTTATACCTGCCCGCATGGACGGCCGATCGTCGTCTCCTTTTCTTCCTATGACCTGGAGAAGCTGTTTAAGCGCGTAATGTAG
- a CDS encoding HD-GYP domain-containing protein, whose amino-acid sequence MNNSNEQYIGKQLADNLFNHSGVFVLPALTLLSGEHIRLITQHKILLEPHDVLQLDSATFYQLAVDDCTAAMESIFEELRYTKTKRLPMIELRNEVIPFIQQVSEKNDFYGILAALQSKDDYTYRHNVAVGIISTLLGKWLKLKPDELSMLTTAATLHDIGKIMIPAEILTKPGPLNDEEYALMKKHTTLGYEMIRDTVGTTHMQALVALQHHERMDGSGYPFGVLGHRITDFSKIVAVADIFHAMTSDRFYRTAAPLYEVLRQMDDNVYGKLDPYICSVFINKLMQSMIGNEVLLTDGRIGKIIMILAHDPLRPLVNIGDDFIDLSRHRQLGVVRVIPQ is encoded by the coding sequence ATGAACAACAGCAATGAACAATATATCGGCAAACAGCTTGCAGACAACCTTTTTAATCATAGCGGTGTGTTTGTTCTGCCGGCGTTGACCTTATTAAGCGGGGAACATATCCGGCTGATCACGCAGCACAAGATCCTTTTGGAGCCGCATGATGTGCTTCAGCTGGACAGCGCGACGTTCTATCAGCTTGCGGTGGATGACTGCACGGCAGCGATGGAGAGTATTTTTGAAGAGTTGCGCTATACCAAGACCAAAAGGCTGCCGATGATAGAGCTCAGAAATGAAGTCATTCCTTTTATCCAGCAGGTAAGTGAGAAGAACGATTTCTACGGAATATTGGCTGCGCTGCAGTCCAAGGATGATTATACATACAGGCATAATGTTGCTGTCGGCATTATCTCCACGCTGCTCGGCAAATGGCTGAAGCTGAAGCCGGACGAGCTAAGTATGCTGACGACGGCTGCAACCCTTCATGATATCGGCAAAATTATGATTCCGGCCGAAATCCTCACCAAGCCGGGTCCGCTGAATGACGAAGAATATGCGCTGATGAAGAAGCATACTACCCTTGGATATGAAATGATCCGGGATACCGTTGGCACCACTCACATGCAGGCGCTTGTAGCGCTGCAGCATCATGAACGGATGGATGGCAGCGGCTACCCTTTCGGCGTACTGGGGCACCGGATTACCGATTTCAGCAAAATTGTCGCGGTGGCAGATATTTTCCATGCGATGACCTCGGACCGTTTCTACCGCACAGCAGCACCTTTATATGAGGTGCTTAGGCAGATGGACGACAATGTCTACGGCAAGCTGGACCCTTATATCTGCAGTGTGTTCATCAACAAACTGATGCAGTCGATGATTGGCAATGAGGTACTGCTCACAGACGGACGGATTGGCAAAATCATCATGATTCTGGCCCATGATCCGCTGCGTCCGCTGGTGAATATCGGTGATGATTTCATTGATCTGAGCCGTCACAGGCAGCTGGGCGTTGTGCGTGTGATACCGCAGTAA
- a CDS encoding outer spore coat protein CotE, giving the protein MSLSHKRQTREIITKAICGKGRKFSTATHTVTPPHHPTSILGAWIINHQYEAVAAGNGIEVIGTYDVNIWYSYDKNKQTEVAKETVSYVELIPLSYLDPRHRASTAQVSAEATQEPNCVEAGVSPGGGSVTLRVEREFEAELVAETKVRVYVSDQSDDLEDKDYDFEGDSFDYDDLDPDALDDEL; this is encoded by the coding sequence ATGTCATTAAGCCATAAACGTCAAACAAGGGAGATCATTACGAAGGCAATTTGCGGCAAAGGTCGTAAGTTCTCTACCGCAACCCATACCGTGACTCCGCCACATCATCCGACTAGTATTCTGGGGGCATGGATTATCAACCACCAGTACGAAGCGGTTGCCGCCGGGAACGGAATCGAAGTAATCGGTACTTATGATGTGAACATCTGGTACTCGTACGACAAAAACAAGCAGACCGAGGTTGCTAAGGAAACGGTCTCCTATGTGGAGCTTATTCCCTTGTCGTATCTGGACCCGAGACACCGTGCTTCCACAGCACAGGTCTCTGCGGAGGCAACGCAGGAACCCAATTGTGTGGAAGCGGGGGTATCGCCGGGCGGCGGCAGTGTGACGCTCCGGGTTGAACGGGAGTTCGAGGCGGAACTGGTGGCTGAAACCAAGGTCCGCGTGTATGTCAGCGATCAGAGTGATGATCTGGAAGACAAGGATTATGATTTTGAAGGCGATAGTTTTGATTATGATGATCTGGACCCTGACGCCCTGGATGATGAGCTGTAA
- a CDS encoding GNAT family N-acetyltransferase, with amino-acid sequence MIRKLNEADRIPLMTLLHKDPALNLFIIGDVENFGFEQDFMELWGEMDEPDGRFKAVMLRFYGSFLPYAEGPFDVEGFAELVRKSGKAEMLSGSSHVIEKFRQVLECKSEKQMFFAELKEMNQQIRAAAATPGEFQIAKLHDVEAICSLTDLIEEFSGSSANSRQTLHKALESKTGRTYFAEKEGEVVATASTAAENSMSAMIIAVATHPENRGQGLATQLVARLSADVLEEGKSLCIFYNNPQAGLIYKKLGFTDIGTWSMLYI; translated from the coding sequence GTGATAAGAAAACTGAATGAAGCTGACCGCATTCCGCTGATGACGCTGTTGCACAAAGACCCTGCACTTAATTTGTTTATCATCGGCGATGTAGAGAATTTCGGATTTGAACAGGATTTCATGGAGTTATGGGGCGAGATGGATGAACCGGACGGCCGGTTCAAAGCGGTAATGCTGCGGTTCTATGGAAGTTTTTTGCCTTATGCAGAGGGTCCTTTTGACGTGGAAGGGTTCGCGGAGCTGGTAAGAAAGAGCGGGAAAGCCGAAATGCTCTCGGGTTCATCACACGTAATTGAGAAATTCCGCCAAGTGCTGGAATGTAAATCCGAGAAGCAGATGTTCTTCGCCGAGCTAAAGGAAATGAATCAACAAATTCGTGCTGCGGCCGCCACCCCGGGAGAGTTCCAGATTGCGAAGCTCCATGATGTGGAAGCCATTTGTTCACTTACGGATCTGATCGAAGAATTCTCAGGCAGTTCGGCAAACTCGCGTCAGACGCTGCACAAAGCTCTGGAGAGCAAGACCGGACGCACCTATTTCGCGGAAAAAGAGGGTGAAGTTGTTGCAACGGCTTCCACTGCGGCGGAAAATTCCATGTCGGCGATGATCATTGCTGTAGCGACCCATCCGGAAAACAGGGGACAAGGTTTAGCCACGCAGCTGGTGGCCCGTTTAAGCGCTGATGTACTGGAAGAAGGCAAGTCACTGTGTATTTTCTATAACAATCCGCAAGCGGGATTAATCTACAAAAAGCTCGGATTCACTGACATCGGGACATGGTCCATGTTGTACATATAG
- a CDS encoding ABC transporter ATP-binding protein produces MLPVVELKEITHAYLGDREASLAIEDFNLSVGQGEFVSLVGPSGCGKTTLLSIIAGLLRPSRGEVLLSGRATTGPSPEVGYMLQQDYLFPWRSIQDNALLGLELTGRLDEASRSKTLQLLADMGLAGKELAFPAQLSGGMRQRVALVRTLATDPGLLLLDEPFSALDYQIKLQLEDLVSETLMRRGTTAILVTHDLSEAIAVSSRVILLQRNPGRIRRIFQVPEDIRSTPPLYARDLPGFAELFHEVWKEMELAGREGV; encoded by the coding sequence ATGCTTCCAGTAGTGGAGTTGAAGGAAATCACGCACGCCTATCTGGGAGACCGCGAGGCTTCGCTTGCAATCGAGGATTTCAATCTCAGCGTGGGGCAGGGTGAGTTCGTCAGTCTCGTCGGGCCCAGCGGTTGCGGTAAGACGACGCTTCTGTCGATCATTGCCGGGCTGCTGCGGCCCTCGCGTGGCGAAGTTCTGCTCAGCGGACGCGCTACTACAGGGCCCTCTCCTGAAGTAGGCTATATGCTGCAGCAGGATTATCTGTTCCCCTGGAGGAGCATTCAGGATAATGCACTGCTTGGGCTGGAGCTGACCGGAAGGCTGGATGAAGCATCGCGCAGCAAAACTTTGCAGCTGCTGGCCGACATGGGGCTTGCGGGCAAGGAGCTTGCCTTTCCGGCTCAGCTCTCCGGCGGAATGCGCCAGCGCGTCGCACTGGTGCGGACACTGGCGACTGATCCCGGTCTGCTGCTGCTGGATGAGCCGTTCTCCGCGCTGGATTACCAGATTAAGCTGCAGCTGGAGGATCTGGTCTCGGAGACGCTGATGCGCCGGGGAACAACAGCCATTCTGGTCACTCATGACCTGTCTGAGGCGATCGCTGTCAGCAGCCGGGTCATTCTGCTCCAGCGGAATCCGGGAAGGATCCGCAGGATTTTTCAGGTTCCGGAGGACATCCGCAGTACCCCGCCGCTGTATGCGCGGGATTTACCCGGATTCGCGGAGCTTTTTCATGAAGTGTGGAAGGAAATGGAGCTGGCAGGGAGGGAAGGCGTGTGA
- the mutS gene encoding DNA mismatch repair protein MutS has protein sequence MGGRLLRRRIDKPLLQRAPIERRLEAVDYLYNQFIVREDLRGALKEIYDLERLVGRIAFGSANGRDMNALKLSLAQIPALKEMCLTSGSATLREIGASMDDCSELREDIERAIVEDAPVSVRDGGIIRGGYHERLDELREASSSGKRWIAELEAKERQATGIKSLKIGYNKIFGYYIEITRSNLSALPEGRYERKQTLANAERYVTPELKEKEALILEAQDKMTDLEYSLFTELRERISAQVPRLQALAEKVAEIDVYQCLAAVSAEHRFVKPKLSDSYDLRLEGGRHPVVEAVLKDSAFIANGSTLSKDEGNILLITGPNMAGKSTYMRQVALICIMAQIGCFVPASSAEVPLIDRIFTRIGAADDLIGGQSTFMVEMADIQVMTEKATSRSLIIIDELGRGTSTSEGMAIAQAVIEYVHDTIACKALVSTHFHELAHLEQSLSGLRNYSMAVQESGDKVNFLRKLVPGAADSSYGIYCARLAGLPEGIIDRAYGLLQSIEQASPPGSVPLNYGTDYNDRSGPVIQESQAAASIAAGQLEAAVSLASPVEEEDNEVVQLSIFGEDEPRKNRKGGVAAPAAKENPLLKELISAVQGADLMNMTPLQAMGLLNELKMKAREL, from the coding sequence ATGGGCGGGCGTCTGCTGCGCCGCCGAATCGACAAGCCGCTGCTGCAGCGCGCACCGATTGAACGCCGTCTGGAAGCCGTCGACTATTTGTATAACCAGTTTATAGTCCGCGAGGATCTGCGCGGAGCGCTGAAAGAGATCTACGATCTGGAGCGGCTCGTGGGACGCATTGCCTTCGGCAGCGCGAACGGGCGGGATATGAACGCGCTGAAGCTGTCGCTGGCGCAGATTCCGGCCCTGAAGGAGATGTGCCTGACCTCCGGCTCGGCCACCTTGCGTGAGATCGGCGCATCGATGGATGATTGCTCAGAGCTCCGGGAGGATATCGAACGGGCCATCGTTGAGGATGCTCCGGTGTCTGTCCGTGACGGCGGAATTATCCGCGGCGGTTATCATGAGCGGCTGGACGAGCTGCGTGAAGCCAGCAGCAGCGGCAAACGCTGGATTGCCGAGCTGGAAGCGAAGGAACGCCAGGCGACGGGCATCAAATCCCTGAAGATCGGCTATAACAAAATCTTCGGCTATTATATTGAAATTACCCGCTCCAATCTGTCTGCGCTTCCGGAAGGCAGATATGAACGGAAGCAGACGCTGGCCAATGCCGAGCGTTATGTTACCCCGGAGCTGAAGGAGAAGGAAGCACTGATCCTGGAAGCCCAGGACAAAATGACGGACCTGGAATACAGCCTGTTTACCGAGCTGCGCGAGCGGATTAGCGCCCAGGTTCCGCGGCTGCAGGCGCTTGCCGAGAAGGTGGCAGAGATTGATGTGTATCAATGTCTGGCGGCGGTTAGTGCTGAGCACCGTTTCGTGAAGCCGAAGCTGTCCGACAGCTATGACCTGCGGCTCGAAGGCGGGCGCCATCCGGTGGTTGAGGCAGTGCTGAAGGATTCGGCGTTTATTGCGAACGGCAGCACACTCAGCAAGGATGAGGGCAATATCCTGCTGATTACCGGACCGAATATGGCAGGGAAGAGCACGTATATGCGCCAGGTTGCGCTCATCTGCATCATGGCCCAGATCGGCTGCTTCGTGCCGGCATCAAGTGCCGAGGTTCCGCTGATTGACCGGATCTTCACGCGCATCGGCGCGGCAGATGACCTGATCGGCGGCCAGAGTACCTTCATGGTAGAGATGGCTGATATTCAGGTCATGACCGAAAAAGCTACGTCCCGCAGCCTGATCATCATTGACGAGCTGGGCCGGGGGACTTCGACCAGCGAGGGGATGGCAATCGCCCAGGCGGTGATTGAATACGTGCATGATACTATCGCGTGTAAGGCGCTGGTATCAACGCATTTCCATGAGCTGGCCCACCTGGAGCAGAGTCTCAGTGGACTCCGTAACTATTCCATGGCGGTGCAGGAGAGCGGAGACAAGGTTAACTTCCTGCGCAAGCTCGTGCCGGGAGCGGCGGACAGCAGCTACGGTATTTACTGCGCAAGGCTGGCCGGACTGCCGGAAGGCATCATCGACCGTGCGTACGGCCTGCTTCAGAGCATTGAACAGGCTTCTCCTCCGGGCAGCGTGCCGCTGAACTATGGCACGGATTATAATGACCGTTCCGGACCTGTGATTCAGGAGAGTCAGGCGGCGGCATCAATTGCTGCGGGTCAGCTGGAAGCAGCTGTTTCACTTGCTTCCCCTGTGGAGGAAGAGGACAATGAGGTTGTACAGCTCTCGATTTTTGGCGAGGACGAGCCGCGCAAGAACCGCAAAGGCGGGGTAGCAGCACCGGCAGCTAAAGAGAACCCGCTTCTGAAAGAGCTGATCTCAGCTGTGCAGGGCGCGGATCTGATGAATATGACACCGCTGCAGGCGATGGGCCTGCTGAATGAGTTGAAGATGAAGGCCAGGGAGCTGTAG